The Nitrospirota bacterium genome window below encodes:
- the eno gene encoding phosphopyruvate hydratase — protein sequence MSEIVDIFAREILDSRGNPTIEVDVILESGAYGRAAVPSGASTGKREALELRDKGKRYHGRGVQKAVRNVTEEIAPNLKGMEASEQKFIDNLMIDLDGTENKSKLGANAILGVSLAVAKAASMDAGLPLYRYIGGVNAKELPVPMMNVLNGGAHAANNLDIQEFMIVPLGAPSFHEAMRMGSEIFHSLKSVLKSKGLNTAVGDEGGFAPDLNSNADALSLIIKGIEKAGYIAGKDVCLALDVAASELFRNRRYCFEGKEINSEQMMDYYESILAKYPIISIEDGLSENDWEGWKAMTRRFGKKVQLVGDDIFVTNTKILEKGIKNGIANSILIKLNQIGTLTETLDAIEMAKKAGYTSVASHRSGETEDTTLADLAVACNTGLIKTGSLSRTDRV from the coding sequence ATGAGTGAGATTGTCGATATCTTTGCAAGGGAAATCCTTGATTCGCGGGGTAATCCTACTATAGAAGTAGACGTAATTCTTGAAAGCGGTGCGTATGGCAGGGCAGCAGTCCCCTCCGGGGCATCAACAGGCAAGAGGGAGGCCCTTGAGCTAAGAGACAAAGGGAAACGTTATCACGGCCGCGGGGTTCAAAAAGCAGTAAGAAATGTTACAGAGGAGATTGCTCCAAATCTCAAGGGGATGGAAGCCAGCGAACAGAAGTTTATTGATAACCTGATGATTGATCTCGATGGCACTGAAAACAAAAGCAAGCTCGGCGCCAATGCTATCCTGGGTGTCTCACTTGCGGTTGCAAAGGCCGCTTCAATGGATGCCGGCCTTCCCCTTTACAGGTATATCGGAGGCGTTAATGCAAAGGAGCTTCCTGTGCCAATGATGAATGTCCTGAATGGCGGTGCGCATGCAGCTAACAACCTCGATATTCAGGAATTTATGATAGTGCCCCTCGGTGCTCCTTCGTTTCATGAGGCAATGAGGATGGGTTCTGAGATTTTTCACAGCCTGAAAAGTGTTTTGAAAAGCAAAGGGCTTAATACTGCGGTTGGCGATGAAGGTGGTTTTGCCCCTGATTTAAACTCTAATGCAGATGCCCTTTCCTTAATTATAAAAGGAATCGAGAAAGCAGGATACATTGCAGGAAAAGATGTTTGCCTGGCACTCGATGTGGCCGCCTCAGAACTTTTCAGGAATCGTAGATACTGCTTTGAAGGCAAGGAGATTAACTCCGAACAGATGATGGATTACTATGAATCCATTTTAGCAAAATATCCCATTATATCCATTGAGGACGGGCTCTCAGAAAATGACTGGGAAGGCTGGAAAGCTATGACCCGACGGTTTGGCAAGAAGGTTCAACTGGTAGGCGATGACATTTTTGTGACGAATACTAAAATATTAGAGAAGGGAATAAAAAATGGGATTGCCAATTCAATATTGATAAAGCTGAATCAGATAGGCACCCTTACCGAAACCCTCGATGCAATAGAGATGGCGAAAAAAGCAGGTTATACATCTGTGGCATCGCACAGGTCAGGCGAGACAGAAGATACAACCCTCGCAGACCTTGCTGTTGCCTGTAACACAGGGCTGATTAAAACAGGCTCTTTATCGAGGACAGACAGGGTCG